The proteins below are encoded in one region of Chitinophagales bacterium:
- a CDS encoding 6-carboxytetrahydropterin synthase — MVYITRKEHFNAAHKLYCAQWTEGENDQVFGKCANPNWHGHNYDLWVTIRGLPHPDSGFILNTQILSKIIKEHIIEKLDHRNLNLDLDLGGLQPSSENLVIWIWNTLKPHIPSGELHCIKLQETENIYVEYYGI; from the coding sequence ATGGTTTACATCACTCGAAAAGAGCATTTTAATGCAGCACATAAATTATACTGTGCACAATGGACAGAAGGAGAAAATGACCAAGTCTTTGGGAAATGTGCTAACCCAAACTGGCATGGTCACAACTATGACTTGTGGGTAACTATTAGAGGATTACCTCATCCTGATTCAGGATTTATATTGAATACTCAAATCCTAAGTAAAATTATCAAAGAGCATATCATAGAAAAATTAGACCACAGAAACTTAAATCTAGATTTAGATTTAGGTGGTCTACAACCCTCTTCTGAAAATTTAGTTATATGGATATGGAATACACTCAAACCACATATTCCCTCTGGCGAACTCCATTGCATAAAGCTCCAAGAGACTGAAAATATTTATGTAGAATATTACGGTATATAA
- a CDS encoding rhomboid family intramembrane serine protease — protein sequence MVLLIIIVTCAISFSAFTNSSFFEKYKFSPFKISRNKEYVRWISGGFLHADQMHLFANMFTLYFTTEFLDLIFRPWELIIFYLLAIAVAGVPDYIKNKDNPYYAAIGASGAVSAALFSLLLFNPWGTVHLFFILPIPFVLFAVLYLYYSYYMAKNGYDNIGHTAHFTGAIFGILVVALKFPGSVPNFLSELLNPPPLSQILGF from the coding sequence ATGGTTCTGCTTATAATTATTGTGACATGTGCGATATCTTTTTCTGCTTTTACGAATAGTTCGTTTTTTGAAAAGTATAAATTTAGTCCATTTAAAATCTCAAGAAATAAAGAGTACGTGCGCTGGATTAGTGGTGGATTTTTGCATGCGGATCAAATGCATCTATTTGCAAATATGTTTACGCTATATTTTACTACAGAATTTTTGGACCTTATTTTTAGACCATGGGAGTTGATCATTTTTTACTTGTTAGCTATCGCTGTGGCAGGAGTTCCGGATTATATCAAAAATAAGGACAATCCTTATTATGCTGCTATAGGTGCAAGTGGAGCTGTCTCAGCGGCCCTATTTTCATTGTTATTGTTTAATCCCTGGGGAACAGTTCACCTCTTTTTTATCCTTCCTATTCCTTTTGTACTTTTTGCCGTGCTTTATCTTTATTACTCCTATTATATGGCAAAGAATGGCTATGACAATATCGGTCATACAGCACACTTTACAGGAGCTATTTTTGGTATATTAGTAGTTGCTTTGAAATTTCCAGGTAGTGTACCTAACTTTCTATCCGAACTATTAAATCCACCTCCTTTATCTCAGATCTTAGGGTTTTAA